The sequence below is a genomic window from Bacteroidia bacterium.
CCAAAAAATTAAAAGATATGGTAGTAAAAGTAGGAGCAAAAGTAGGCGAAAATGGCAAAATTTTTGGATCTGTAAATGCGATTCAATTGGCAGATGCAATTAAAAAATTAGGCTTCGATGTAGAACGTAAAAACATTACGCTGAACGAAGAACACATCAAAACAACAGGAACGTACAATGCGGAAGTTAGACTTCACAAAGACGTAATCATTAGCGTTGTTTTTGAAGTAGTTTCAGAATAATTTTTTC
It includes:
- the rplI gene encoding 50S ribosomal protein L9, producing MEIILKQDVKHLGYKDDVVKVKPGFGRNFLIPKGLGIVADTASKKMLTETVKQRAYKEEKVKTAAEATSKKLKDMVVKVGAKVGENGKIFGSVNAIQLADAIKKLGFDVERKNITLNEEHIKTTGTYNAEVRLHKDVIISVVFEVVSE